In Selenomonas sp. TAMA-11512, a genomic segment contains:
- a CDS encoding metal ABC transporter permease, giving the protein MDDALLVLLLTAAACAPLGVFLILRRLSMMADAISHTVLLGIVLAFFLTHDLGSPWLLFGAALMGVITVSLVELLGKTNLVKYDDAIGVIFPLLFALAVILISKYAGNAHLDTDMVLMGEVIYAGLNTVEIGGAEIAASALKMGGLILVIAAFITVFYKELKVSTFDGEYARLIGVPTGIFFYAFMSLTSLTTVAAFDAVGAILVISFFIAPGATALLFTKHLSHTILLALLVGIVNSVVGYVIAVHTNASIAGLCAVINMLVYAVALLTSPKGMITTYVRRLQSVRQMQRDLFLLHIGRHTAERMKSAENHTDRIGDHLKWDETKVQRVSRELIERRLLTREGSYYLLTDAGSAAYTALCRRYYI; this is encoded by the coding sequence ATGGATGACGCACTGCTCGTACTTCTCCTGACGGCGGCGGCATGCGCGCCGCTCGGCGTCTTTCTGATCCTGCGCCGCCTCTCCATGATGGCGGACGCGATCAGTCATACGGTGCTGCTCGGCATCGTGCTCGCGTTCTTCCTCACGCACGATCTCGGCTCGCCGTGGCTGCTCTTCGGCGCGGCGCTCATGGGCGTCATCACCGTCTCTCTCGTGGAGCTCCTCGGCAAGACGAATCTCGTCAAGTACGATGACGCGATCGGCGTCATCTTTCCTCTGCTCTTTGCGCTTGCCGTCATACTGATCAGCAAATACGCGGGGAACGCCCACCTCGATACCGATATGGTGCTCATGGGCGAGGTCATCTACGCGGGGCTGAATACGGTGGAGATCGGCGGTGCGGAGATTGCCGCCTCCGCTCTCAAGATGGGCGGACTCATCCTCGTCATCGCCGCGTTTATCACCGTGTTTTACAAGGAGCTGAAGGTATCCACGTTCGACGGCGAGTACGCGCGCCTCATCGGCGTGCCGACGGGCATCTTCTTCTATGCCTTTATGTCGCTCACCTCGCTGACGACAGTTGCCGCGTTCGACGCGGTGGGCGCGATCCTCGTGATCTCCTTCTTCATCGCGCCCGGGGCGACCGCGCTGCTCTTTACGAAGCACCTGTCGCACACGATCCTGCTCGCGCTCCTCGTCGGCATTGTGAACTCCGTCGTCGGCTATGTGATTGCCGTGCATACAAATGCGTCCATCGCGGGACTCTGCGCGGTCATCAATATGCTTGTCTATGCAGTCGCCCTGCTCACAAGCCCGAAGGGCATGATCACGACCTACGTCCGCCGCCTGCAGAGCGTGCGGCAGATGCAGCGCGATCTCTTCCTCCTGCACATCGGCAGACACACCGCCGAGCGCATGAAGAGTGCGGAGAACCACACGGACCGGATCGGCGACCATCTGAAATGGGACGAGACAAAGGTGCAGCGCGTCAGCCGCGAGCTGATCGAGCGCCGTCTGCTCACGCGCGAGGGCAGCTACTATCTGCTGACCGATGCGGGCTCGGCGGCATATACCGCGCTTTGCAGGAGATATTATATCTGA
- a CDS encoding sodium-dependent transporter translates to MSRETLGSRLGFILISAGCAIGIGNVWKFPYMVGENGGGAFVLIYLLFLIILGVPVMTMEFAMGRAAAKSPVRIYQKLVPDKEIWHWHGLVMMAGNYLLMMFYTTVSGWMLLYFFKTATGSFAGLEPKGVADAFTGMLADPVLQVVPMTLIVVTGFFIVSRGLQSGLERITKVMMLLLFVIMVILAVNSVFLPGAEEGIRFYLTPDFAKMQEHGIVNVAVGAMNQAFFTLSLGIGALAIFGSYISKDRSLFGEALNVAALDTFVAFVSGLIVIPACFAYGVEPGAGPGLIFITLPNIFNHMPGGEVWGSLFFIFMTFAAFSTVLAVFENIIACTMDIFYCSRKKAAYVNMALIFLLSLPCALGFNVLSDLSFLPEGKTFLDLEDFLVSNILLPGGALLYVLFCMHRYGWGAENFYHEANMGKGAKLPGWARPYFTFILPLIVGSILVMGLL, encoded by the coding sequence ATGTCACGTGAAACACTCGGAAGCCGGCTCGGCTTCATCCTCATCTCCGCCGGCTGTGCCATCGGCATCGGCAATGTGTGGAAGTTCCCGTACATGGTCGGGGAGAACGGCGGCGGCGCCTTCGTTCTCATCTATCTGCTTTTCCTGATCATCCTCGGGGTGCCCGTCATGACGATGGAGTTCGCGATGGGCCGCGCAGCGGCGAAGAGCCCTGTCCGCATCTACCAGAAGCTCGTCCCGGACAAGGAGATCTGGCATTGGCACGGACTCGTCATGATGGCGGGCAACTATCTGCTCATGATGTTCTATACGACCGTCTCCGGATGGATGCTCCTCTACTTCTTTAAGACGGCGACGGGAAGCTTTGCAGGACTTGAGCCGAAAGGCGTCGCCGACGCATTCACGGGTATGCTCGCCGATCCCGTACTGCAGGTCGTGCCAATGACGCTCATCGTAGTCACCGGCTTTTTCATCGTCTCCCGGGGGCTGCAGTCGGGGCTGGAGCGCATCACAAAAGTCATGATGCTCCTCCTGTTCGTCATCATGGTTATCCTTGCGGTCAACAGCGTATTCCTTCCGGGCGCGGAGGAGGGCATCCGATTCTACCTCACGCCCGATTTTGCGAAGATGCAGGAGCACGGCATCGTGAACGTCGCCGTCGGCGCGATGAATCAGGCGTTCTTCACGCTCTCCCTCGGTATCGGCGCGCTCGCCATCTTCGGCAGCTACATCTCCAAGGACCGCTCTCTCTTCGGCGAGGCGCTGAACGTTGCCGCGCTCGATACATTCGTCGCGTTCGTCTCCGGTCTCATCGTCATCCCCGCCTGCTTTGCCTACGGCGTCGAGCCGGGAGCGGGCCCGGGGCTCATCTTCATCACCCTGCCGAACATATTCAACCACATGCCGGGCGGCGAGGTGTGGGGCAGCCTCTTCTTCATATTCATGACGTTCGCGGCGTTCTCCACCGTTCTCGCCGTCTTTGAGAACATCATCGCCTGTACGATGGATATCTTTTACTGCTCGAGGAAGAAAGCCGCCTACGTCAATATGGCGCTGATCTTCCTCCTCTCGCTGCCGTGCGCGCTCGGCTTCAACGTCCTCTCCGATCTCTCCTTCCTGCCCGAGGGCAAGACGTTCCTCGATCTGGAGGACTTCCTCGTCAGCAATATCCTGCTGCCGGGCGGCGCGCTTCTCTACGTGCTCTTCTGCATGCACCGCTACGGATGGGGCGCGGAGAACTTCTACCATGAGGCGAACATGGGCAAGGGAGCGAAGCTGCCCGGCTGGGCACGCCCGTACTTCACCTTCATCCTGCCTCTGATCGTCGGATCGATCCTCGTCATGGGCCTCCTGTGA
- a CDS encoding DUF4160 domain-containing protein, with protein MPELSRFAGMIIYMFFRDIGQHQKPHVHVYYGEHEAVIAVDGELLAGSLPRKQLKMITGWLSFHEDEAYKAWNLAVQGEHFDKIPPMK; from the coding sequence ATGCCCGAACTAAGCCGTTTTGCCGGAATGATTATATATATGTTCTTTCGCGATATAGGGCAGCATCAGAAGCCTCATGTCCATGTTTATTATGGTGAGCATGAAGCTGTGATTGCTGTTGACGGTGAGCTGCTGGCAGGGTCTCTGCCTCGAAAGCAATTAAAGATGATCACGGGCTGGCTTTCCTTTCATGAGGACGAAGCCTATAAAGCATGGAATCTTGCCGTACAAGGCGAGCATTTTGATAAAATCCCCCCGATGAAGTGA
- a CDS encoding DUF2442 domain-containing protein, translating to MYIKDDICYAGELQDGIKVTEAKPLRGGMMLVTFSTGEKRLFDTTLLEGEAFRPLANDEIFLHPVLFHGVITWNNGEIDIAPEYVYKHSYAYDGMAM from the coding sequence ATGTATATCAAAGACGATATATGCTATGCCGGCGAATTGCAGGACGGCATCAAAGTAACGGAGGCAAAGCCTCTGCGCGGCGGCATGATGCTTGTCACGTTTTCCACAGGCGAAAAGCGGTTATTCGACACAACACTGCTGGAAGGTGAAGCATTCCGGCCGCTTGCCAACGACGAAATCTTTCTTCATCCCGTGCTCTTTCACGGCGTGATTACATGGAACAACGGGGAAATCGACATTGCTCCGGAATATGTTTACAAGCACAGTTACGCCTATGACGGCATGGCAATGTGA
- a CDS encoding ABC transporter ATP-binding protein, with product MEVTNSVIHVEDLTMAYRETPVLWDIDLDIPARVRCAIVGPNGAGKSTLLKGILGLLKPVSGAVRLWGKPLSAVHKQIAYVPQRGSVHWDFPTTVFDVVLMGRYAHLGLIRRPGKEDRALAMEALEKMKMADFADRQISELSGGQKQRVFIARALAQDAQLYIMDEPLAGVDETTERIIMDKFMDLQRENRTVIAVHHDLSTLDSYFDYLVVLNRTAKACDYLRNLDKEAALALAYRLKE from the coding sequence ATGGAAGTAACGAACAGCGTCATACACGTTGAAGATTTAACGATGGCATACCGTGAGACGCCCGTGCTCTGGGACATCGACCTCGATATCCCGGCACGCGTGCGCTGCGCGATCGTCGGGCCGAACGGCGCGGGCAAGTCCACGCTCCTCAAGGGCATCCTGGGACTCTTAAAGCCCGTCTCCGGCGCGGTACGTCTCTGGGGCAAGCCTCTTTCCGCCGTACACAAACAAATTGCATACGTGCCGCAGCGCGGTTCCGTGCATTGGGACTTCCCGACGACGGTCTTCGATGTCGTGCTCATGGGGCGCTATGCCCATCTCGGACTGATACGGCGGCCGGGGAAGGAGGACCGCGCGCTGGCGATGGAAGCCCTCGAAAAGATGAAAATGGCGGACTTCGCCGACCGGCAGATCTCGGAGCTCTCGGGCGGACAGAAGCAGCGTGTCTTTATTGCGCGCGCGCTTGCGCAGGATGCGCAGCTCTACATCATGGACGAGCCGCTCGCGGGCGTCGACGAGACGACGGAGCGCATTATCATGGACAAGTTCATGGATTTGCAGAGGGAAAACCGCACGGTGATTGCCGTGCATCATGATCTCAGCACACTCGATTCCTATTTTGACTATCTCGTCGTGCTCAACCGCACGGCAAAGGCGTGCGACTATCTCAGGAATCTCGACAAGGAGGCGGCGCTTGCGCTCGCCTACCGTCTCAAGGAGTGA
- a CDS encoding zinc ABC transporter substrate-binding protein: MNLKKTFPRLLLTLALALTALAAVGCGGGGNNDDKAADAKKTVTVTTSFLQDMTKQLAGDYVNIELIIPAGEDPHLYVAQPADLDKIKKADLLLYHGLHFEGKMAEVLEKKGVAVTKNFADANINYMEEEGKKIVDPHFWFDISLYKQATEAAADELVKLVPAHEKEIQENLKKYLADLDALDAEIKEKIAQLPEGQRNLVTPHDAFNYFSHRYHVNVIAPQGVSTDSEVANADIEKTANYIVEHKVKAVFAESTTNPERMKKLQEVCRTKGFDVQIVGGEGNELFSDSLAPEGQKGDTYITMYRSNVDLIVSHLK; encoded by the coding sequence ATGAACCTGAAAAAAACTTTCCCGCGTCTCCTGCTCACCCTTGCACTCGCCCTGACGGCACTTGCCGCGGTCGGCTGCGGCGGAGGCGGGAATAATGATGATAAGGCGGCGGACGCGAAGAAGACCGTGACGGTCACGACTTCGTTCCTGCAGGATATGACGAAGCAGCTCGCGGGCGACTATGTGAACATAGAGCTCATCATTCCGGCGGGCGAGGACCCGCATCTCTATGTCGCACAGCCGGCCGACCTCGATAAGATCAAGAAGGCGGATCTCCTCCTCTACCACGGTCTGCACTTCGAGGGAAAGATGGCGGAGGTACTTGAGAAGAAGGGCGTCGCGGTCACGAAGAATTTCGCGGACGCAAATATCAACTATATGGAAGAGGAGGGCAAGAAGATCGTCGACCCGCATTTCTGGTTCGATATCTCCCTCTACAAGCAGGCAACGGAGGCTGCTGCCGACGAGCTGGTGAAGCTTGTCCCCGCACACGAGAAGGAAATTCAGGAAAATCTGAAGAAGTACCTCGCCGATCTCGACGCGCTCGATGCGGAGATCAAGGAAAAGATTGCGCAGCTCCCCGAGGGACAGCGCAATCTCGTCACCCCGCATGACGCGTTCAACTACTTCTCGCACCGCTACCATGTGAATGTCATCGCGCCGCAGGGCGTCAGCACGGACTCCGAGGTGGCGAACGCCGACATCGAGAAGACGGCGAACTACATCGTCGAGCACAAGGTCAAGGCGGTATTCGCCGAGAGCACGACGAATCCCGAGCGCATGAAGAAGCTGCAGGAGGTCTGCAGGACGAAGGGCTTCGATGTGCAGATCGTCGGCGGCGAGGGGAACGAGCTCTTCTCGGACTCGCTCGCACCCGAGGGGCAGAAGGGCGATACCTATATCACAATGTACCGCAGTAATGTCGATCTCATCGTTTCACACTTGAAGTAA
- the rsmG gene encoding 16S rRNA (guanine(527)-N(7))-methyltransferase RsmG — protein MMTERFTDILRVCAEALHIDLTDRELARFTKYADLLVEWNAKINLTAITEDEDIAKKHILDSLTVLEAGIKEDAAVIDVGTGAGFPGLPLAIHREDVEVTLLDSLNKRVNFLQAVIDTLELPNVRAVHARAEEAARDGAHRERYDVAVARAVARAPVVFEYLLPFAKVGGKAVAMKGKSADEEREEAAKVVRTLGGAPIRAVPVRIPTLDDARTLLIAEKTSKTPKTYPRKAGTASRSPIV, from the coding sequence ATGATGACAGAACGGTTCACCGATATCCTGCGCGTGTGCGCGGAGGCGCTGCACATCGATCTTACGGACAGAGAGCTCGCGCGTTTCACGAAGTACGCCGATCTTCTCGTCGAGTGGAACGCAAAGATCAACCTCACCGCCATCACGGAAGATGAGGACATTGCGAAAAAGCACATCCTCGACTCGCTGACCGTTCTCGAAGCGGGGATCAAAGAGGACGCGGCCGTCATCGATGTCGGCACGGGGGCGGGCTTTCCGGGACTGCCGCTCGCGATACACAGAGAGGATGTCGAAGTCACCCTGCTCGATTCCCTGAACAAGCGCGTGAATTTCCTGCAGGCCGTGATCGACACGCTGGAGCTTCCGAATGTCCGAGCCGTCCACGCCCGCGCGGAGGAAGCCGCGAGAGACGGCGCTCATCGGGAGCGATACGATGTCGCCGTGGCCAGAGCCGTCGCGAGAGCTCCCGTCGTCTTTGAATACCTGCTGCCCTTCGCGAAGGTCGGCGGCAAGGCAGTCGCTATGAAGGGAAAGAGCGCTGACGAGGAGCGCGAGGAGGCGGCAAAGGTTGTCCGTACGCTCGGCGGCGCGCCGATTCGAGCCGTGCCCGTACGCATCCCGACACTTGACGATGCCCGCACCCTCCTCATCGCGGAAAAGACGTCAAAGACGCCGAAGACATACCCGCGTAAGGCGGGCACCGCGAGCAGGAGCCCGATCGTGTAG
- a CDS encoding ZIP family metal transporter produces the protein MFSSPVVWQGLLIPFLGTTLGAACSFFLRGNLPRGVEKALTGFAAGVMVAASVWSLLIPAMEESAAAGDLAFVPAVAGFWLGTLFLLLLDRIIPHLHQHAKESEGPKSSLSKSAMLVLAVTLHNIPEGMAVGVVLVGFLSGEPTITVGAVLALSIGIAIQNFPEGAIISMPLRANGMSRGRSFLAGTASGIVEPIGGAVTILLASLVVPVLPYLLSFAAGAMMYVVVEELIPEMSEGKHSDIGVLSFALGFTLMMALDTALGYVIVE, from the coding sequence ATGTTTTCTTCCCCTGTTGTCTGGCAGGGCCTTTTGATACCGTTCCTCGGCACCACGCTTGGCGCTGCCTGCAGTTTCTTCCTGCGGGGAAACCTCCCGCGAGGCGTGGAAAAGGCGCTCACGGGATTTGCCGCGGGCGTCATGGTCGCGGCCTCCGTGTGGAGTCTGCTCATTCCCGCCATGGAGGAAAGCGCGGCGGCGGGCGACCTCGCTTTTGTACCCGCAGTCGCCGGCTTTTGGCTGGGGACGCTCTTTCTCCTCCTGTTGGATCGCATCATCCCGCATCTTCATCAGCATGCAAAGGAATCGGAGGGACCGAAGAGCTCCCTCTCGAAGAGTGCGATGCTCGTCCTCGCCGTGACGCTTCACAACATCCCCGAGGGCATGGCGGTCGGCGTCGTCCTTGTCGGCTTCCTGTCGGGAGAGCCGACGATTACTGTGGGGGCTGTGCTCGCGCTCTCCATCGGTATCGCCATACAGAATTTCCCCGAAGGGGCGATCATCTCAATGCCGCTCCGCGCAAACGGGATGTCCCGCGGCCGATCCTTTCTTGCGGGGACGGCTTCCGGCATCGTCGAGCCGATCGGGGGTGCGGTCACCATCCTGCTCGCCTCTCTTGTCGTACCGGTCCTGCCGTATCTGCTCTCTTTTGCCGCCGGAGCGATGATGTACGTCGTTGTCGAAGAGCTCATTCCGGAGATGAGCGAGGGGAAGCACTCCGATATAGGCGTCCTTTCCTTCGCGCTCGGCTTCACGCTCATGATGGCGCTCGATACGGCGCTGGGATACGTCATTGTCGAATAG
- a CDS encoding iron chelate uptake ABC transporter family permease subunit, protein MDILTNYTFQIVALGSVVLAVAAAPVGAFSVYKGQSLIGDAIGHSTFPGIILAYMAFATRSPVVLLVGAILAGAASYALIQLAHRDKRLGLDANLAIFLSGFFGLGMALKSFIQGNPDYAGASQAGLGTYIFGQAAYMLEADVLLICIVSAVVLFLLLLFYKELKLFVFDAEYAEVVGLPCRMLNILLLVMTIAVIGIGIKAVGAILISSFLIIPCVAANQWSNSLSRVLLLSSLIGAVSALVGTYISTLEQGMSTGPSIILVASVIAFFSILFGTKGILGRVLKRRRENG, encoded by the coding sequence ATGGACATTCTGACAAACTACACCTTTCAGATCGTCGCGCTCGGCAGCGTCGTCCTCGCCGTCGCCGCCGCACCCGTCGGCGCGTTCAGCGTCTACAAGGGGCAGAGCCTCATCGGCGATGCCATCGGACACTCGACGTTTCCCGGCATCATCCTCGCCTACATGGCATTCGCGACACGCAGCCCCGTCGTCCTCCTTGTGGGCGCGATTCTGGCGGGCGCGGCAAGCTATGCGCTCATCCAGCTCGCACACAGGGACAAGCGCCTCGGACTCGACGCGAATCTCGCCATCTTTCTCTCGGGCTTTTTCGGTCTCGGCATGGCGCTCAAGAGCTTTATCCAGGGAAATCCGGACTATGCCGGCGCTTCGCAGGCGGGACTCGGTACGTACATCTTCGGTCAGGCGGCGTATATGCTCGAGGCGGACGTCCTCCTGATCTGCATTGTCTCCGCGGTCGTGCTCTTCCTCCTCCTGCTCTTTTACAAGGAGCTGAAGCTCTTCGTCTTTGACGCGGAATACGCGGAGGTGGTCGGACTTCCCTGCCGCATGCTGAACATCCTGCTGCTCGTCATGACGATTGCCGTCATCGGCATCGGCATCAAGGCGGTCGGCGCGATCCTCATCAGCTCCTTCCTCATCATCCCGTGCGTCGCCGCAAACCAGTGGTCCAACAGTCTCTCCCGCGTGCTCCTCCTGAGCAGCTTGATCGGCGCGGTCTCCGCGCTCGTCGGCACATACATCAGTACGCTCGAGCAGGGCATGTCGACGGGGCCGTCCATCATCCTCGTCGCCTCCGTGATCGCCTTTTTCTCGATTCTTTTCGGGACAAAGGGAATCCTGGGCAGAGTGCTGAAACGGAGGCGGGAGAATGGATGA
- the mnmG gene encoding tRNA uridine-5-carboxymethylaminomethyl(34) synthesis enzyme MnmG, giving the protein MTQHSDTHYDIIVVGAGHAGVEAGLAAARMGKRVLLATISLDNVAFMPCNPSIGGPAKSHLVKEIDALGGEMGIAADLAAIQARLLNTGKGPAVHALRQQADKRLYQEIMKETVENTAGLDLRQLLIEELIIEDGAVRGVVTELGETFYAPVVILATGTYLQGRIIIGEKSYSSGPNGMRPALALTESLAKAGLKVMRFKTGTPARVDARTLDYSVMQLQEGDETPSAFSFMHAPKAHREVSCYLTYTNEETHQILRDNMERAPMANGLIEGTGPRYCPAIETKILRFPDKDKHQLFLEPEGLHTREIYVQGMSTSMPMDVQEAFLHTIRGMEACRIMRPGYAIEYDCLDPLELQPSLETKKVRGLFSAGQANGTSGYEEAAAQGLIAGINAVRKLDGAEPVVLGRADGYIGVLIDDLVTKGTTEPYRMMTSRAEWRLLLRQDNADLRLTPLGREIGLVSDVRWVRFCRKKAEIDAARAALAQTITPDTQTLERLEAAGFDVIRQAIPLGELLRREGVTYGDLFRAFGLPEISPEAAEEVEIEHRYAGYIEKQKEQVEKQRRLEAKRLSETIDYRSIASLRDEAKEKLATIRPRSVGQASRISGVSPADISVLLVYLEQQSRDKRNA; this is encoded by the coding sequence ATGACACAGCATTCGGATACACATTATGATATCATCGTCGTGGGCGCCGGGCACGCGGGCGTCGAGGCGGGACTCGCGGCAGCGCGCATGGGGAAGCGCGTGCTCCTCGCGACGATCTCCTTGGACAACGTCGCCTTTATGCCGTGCAACCCGTCGATCGGCGGTCCCGCGAAGAGCCATCTCGTCAAGGAGATTGACGCGCTGGGCGGCGAGATGGGTATCGCTGCGGATCTCGCGGCGATCCAGGCGCGCCTCCTCAACACGGGCAAGGGCCCTGCCGTCCACGCGCTGCGGCAGCAGGCGGACAAGCGCCTCTATCAGGAGATCATGAAGGAGACGGTGGAGAACACGGCGGGGCTCGACCTCCGGCAGCTGCTGATCGAAGAGCTCATCATCGAGGACGGCGCGGTGCGGGGCGTTGTCACGGAGCTCGGCGAGACGTTCTATGCGCCGGTCGTCATCCTCGCGACGGGGACGTATCTGCAGGGGCGCATCATCATCGGGGAGAAGAGCTACTCGAGCGGACCCAACGGGATGCGTCCCGCGCTCGCCCTGACCGAGTCGCTCGCGAAGGCGGGGCTGAAGGTCATGCGCTTCAAGACGGGCACGCCGGCGCGCGTGGACGCGCGCACGCTCGACTACAGCGTCATGCAGCTCCAGGAGGGCGACGAGACGCCGTCCGCGTTTTCCTTCATGCATGCGCCGAAGGCGCACAGGGAAGTCTCCTGCTATCTGACGTACACGAACGAGGAGACGCATCAAATCCTCCGCGACAACATGGAGCGCGCGCCCATGGCGAACGGTCTCATCGAGGGCACGGGGCCGCGCTACTGTCCCGCCATCGAGACGAAGATCCTGCGCTTCCCCGACAAGGACAAGCACCAGCTCTTCCTTGAGCCCGAGGGACTGCACACGCGGGAGATCTACGTGCAGGGCATGTCGACGTCGATGCCCATGGATGTGCAGGAGGCGTTCCTCCACACGATACGCGGCATGGAGGCGTGCCGCATCATGCGGCCGGGCTATGCCATCGAGTACGACTGTCTCGACCCGCTGGAGCTGCAGCCGTCCTTGGAGACGAAGAAGGTCCGGGGACTCTTCTCCGCCGGGCAGGCAAACGGCACGTCCGGCTATGAAGAGGCGGCGGCGCAGGGACTCATCGCCGGCATCAACGCGGTCCGGAAGCTCGACGGAGCAGAACCCGTCGTCCTCGGCCGCGCCGACGGATACATCGGCGTCCTCATCGACGATCTTGTGACCAAGGGGACGACAGAGCCGTATCGCATGATGACGAGCCGCGCGGAATGGCGGCTTCTCCTGCGGCAGGACAACGCCGATCTGCGGCTCACACCGCTCGGACGCGAGATCGGTCTTGTGTCGGATGTTCGCTGGGTGCGATTTTGTCGGAAGAAGGCGGAGATCGACGCGGCGAGAGCGGCGCTTGCGCAGACGATTACGCCCGATACGCAGACGCTTGAGCGTCTGGAGGCAGCGGGATTTGACGTCATACGACAGGCGATTCCGCTCGGAGAACTCCTGCGCCGCGAGGGCGTGACGTATGGCGACCTGTTCCGTGCCTTCGGACTCCCGGAAATCAGTCCCGAAGCCGCGGAGGAAGTCGAGATCGAGCACCGCTACGCGGGCTACATCGAGAAGCAAAAAGAGCAGGTCGAGAAGCAGCGGCGGCTCGAGGCGAAGCGCCTCTCCGAGACCATCGACTACCGATCGATAGCGAGCCTCCGCGACGAGGCGAAGGAAAAGCTCGCGACGATACGCCCGCGCTCCGTCGGACAGGCGTCGCGCATATCGGGCGTCAGCCCCGCCGACATATCGGTGCTGCTCGTATACCTCGAGCAGCAGAGTCGAGATAAGAGGAATGCATGA
- a CDS encoding Gfo/Idh/MocA family oxidoreductase: MKLAILGTGLIVKTALPALTEVPDIEVTAIFARPKSRATAEQLAAQYGIPTVHTDYDALLASDDVEFVYIGLTNSVHYEYAKKALLAGKHVIMEKPFSSTAAEVRELKELALANHLYMFEAVTSLHFPNFRAIREHLPKLGRIRAVMANYSQYSSRYDRYLKGEVLPAFDPEKSGGALYDINIYNLNVIIALFGAPDNVVYDANIGFNGIDTSGTLRMKYRDFTAVALGAKDSESPCFLLIQGEKGWLRTLGAPNVLTSFEISLHGEGSVTRYELNRYAHRMVHEFLDFAAIYAARDYDAMKAGLDISVAVLDTAENARKSAGIAFGCDAPQEAQS, encoded by the coding sequence ATGAAACTCGCCATTTTAGGAACCGGATTGATTGTGAAAACGGCTCTGCCGGCGCTGACCGAAGTCCCCGATATCGAGGTCACGGCGATTTTTGCCCGCCCGAAAAGCCGCGCCACAGCGGAGCAGCTCGCCGCACAGTACGGCATCCCGACGGTGCATACCGACTATGACGCGCTGCTGGCAAGCGATGATGTGGAGTTCGTCTACATCGGCCTTACGAACAGCGTCCACTATGAATACGCGAAGAAGGCCCTGCTGGCGGGCAAGCACGTCATCATGGAAAAGCCCTTTTCCTCCACGGCGGCCGAGGTGCGCGAGCTGAAGGAGCTGGCGCTTGCCAATCATCTCTATATGTTTGAAGCGGTGACCTCGCTGCACTTCCCCAACTTCCGCGCAATCCGGGAGCACCTGCCGAAGCTGGGCAGGATCCGCGCCGTCATGGCGAACTACTCCCAGTATTCCAGCCGCTATGACAGGTATCTGAAGGGCGAGGTGCTGCCCGCCTTTGATCCTGAGAAATCCGGCGGCGCGCTCTACGATATCAACATCTACAATCTGAACGTCATCATCGCTCTGTTCGGCGCCCCTGACAACGTCGTCTATGACGCGAATATCGGCTTCAACGGCATCGATACGTCCGGCACGCTGCGGATGAAATACCGCGATTTCACGGCGGTCGCCTTGGGCGCGAAGGACTCCGAGAGTCCGTGCTTCCTCCTGATACAGGGCGAGAAGGGGTGGCTGCGCACCCTCGGGGCGCCGAACGTGCTGACCTCCTTTGAGATTTCCCTGCACGGCGAGGGGAGTGTCACGCGCTATGAGCTGAATCGCTATGCGCATCGCATGGTGCATGAGTTCCTGGACTTCGCGGCCATCTACGCGGCACGGGACTATGACGCCATGAAGGCCGGTCTCGACATCTCCGTCGCTGTCCTCGATACGGCGGAGAACGCGAGAAAATCCGCCGGCATCGCATTCGGCTGCGACGCGCCGCAGGAAGCGCAGTCCTGA